Within the Pelotomaculum isophthalicicum JI genome, the region AAGTATGCTTTAAAGGCAAAGATTAAAAAGGAGATTACACCGCATACATTCAGACATTCTTTTGCCACTCATTTGCTGGAAAACGGCGCGGATCTCCGTTCGGTTCAAGAAATGCTGGGACACGCGGACATCAGCACAACACAGATATATACACATTTAACCAAGCAGAGGATGAAAGAAGTGTACAACCGCAGCCACCCGAGAGCGTGAATCTATTAAGGAGTCAGAAGTCAGTAGTCAGTAGTAAGGATGAGACAATTATAGCAGAAAGTTATTGCAGTTGGGAGATGAGACTGTGCAAGTTAAACGGGTATTATTGCTGATTATGGACAGCGTGGGGGTGGGAGAACTGCCGGACGCGGTGGAATACGGTGATGCCGGAAGCAATACCCTCGGCAATACGGCTAAAGCGGTCGGCGGACTAAATCTGCCTAACCTCGGACGTCTTGGCCTGGGTAATATTATTAATATTGAAGGAACACCCCCGGTCCAAATCCCTGCGGGTTCCTACGGACGCATGGCTGAGCGTTCCGCCGGCAAAGATACCACCACCGGTCACTGGGAAATGGCCGGCATAATCCTGGAGCGGCCTTTTCCGGTATACCCGGATGGTTTTCCAACGGAATTAATCAAACTTTATGAGGAAAAGATCGGGCGGCGGGTGCTTGGCAACAAGGCTGCTTCAGGTACAGAGATAATTAAAGAGTTGGGCGAAAAGCACATGGAAACCGGTTGCCCGATCGTATATACTTCCGCGGACAGCGTTTTCCAGGTTGCCGCCCACGAAGAAGTAATCCCAATAGAGGAACTTTATTCAATGTGCCGGACCGCGCGTGAGATGTTGGTCGGGGAGCATGCCGTCGGCCGGGTAATCGCCAGGCCTTTTATTGGCGAACCAGGCAGTTTCCGCAGGACGGCGCGCAGGCACGATTACTCTTTAAAACCGCCGGGCAAAACTGTTCTGAACCTGCTGGTGGAAAATAATATACAGGTTACTGCTGTGGGCAAGATTAATGATATCTTCGCGGGGGAGGGGATCAGCCGTGCAGTCTCAACCACTGGTAATGTGGAAGGTATTGACCGTACATTAGACCTGCTGCGCTCTACGGAGGAAGGCTTGATCTTCACCAATCTGGTAGACTTTGACATGCTCTACGGGCACCGCAATGATCCGCGGGGATACGCCGCGGCATTGGCGGAGCTGGACCGGAAAATGCCGGAATTGCTCGGCGCCATGCGGGAGGAAGACGTGGCAATCATTACCGCTGACCATGGCTGTGACCCCACCACTCCCAGCACCGACCATTCCAGAGAGTATGTGCCCTTACTGGTTTACGGCAAGGCGATCAAGGCGGGAGTAAATCTTGGTGTGAGAGAGACTTTCGCGGACGTTGCGGCGACAGTGGCTGAAATTTTCGGCCTTGAGACGACAGTTGGCAAGAGCTTCTGGACTGAGGTGAGGTGAGAGGATTGCGATTCGTTGACCTTATTAACAAAAAGAAACAAGGCGGCAATCTAACCCGGGATGAGATTCATTTTATCGTTGAAGGATATACCGCCGGGACTATACCTGACTATCAAATGTCGGCCTTGCTCATGGCGATATGTTTTAAAGGCATGGACAAAAGAGAGATCGCGGACCTCACTCTCGCCTACGTTAATTCGGGAGATCAGATAGATTTGGCGGAAATCGAAGGGATTAAAGTTGACAAGCACTCGACCGGCGGAGTGGGAGACAAGGTAAGCTTGATTATTATCCCGCTGGTTGCTTCGGCAGGTGTCCACGTGGCCAAGATGTCCGGCAGAGGATTGGGACACACGGGAGGGACTATTGATAAGCTGGAATCTATTGATGGCTTTAAAACAGAGCTGACCAGGGACGAATTCATCCATAACGTGAATACCTACAAAATGGCCATAGCGGGCCAGAGCGCCAACTTGACACCTGCGGATAAGAAAATATACGCATTGAGGGACGTTACCGCCACTGTGGATAGTGTTCCCTTAATCGCCGCGTCGGTAATGAGCAAGAAGATTGCTTCCGGGGCTGACGCCGTGGTATTGGACGTTAAAGTCGGGTCCGGAGCTTTTATGAAATCTCTGGCTGAAGCCAAAGAACTGGCGGAAACGATGGTTGAGATAGGTAAATCTCTGAACAGAAAGACAATAGCTATTGTTACCGATATGAGCCAACCGCTGGGGCGCGAGGTCGGCAATGCGAACGAAGTTAAAGAAGTTATTGAAGTATTGGAAGGCAGGGGCGCTCCCGACCTGACTATTGTTTCTCTTACCATAGCCGCGCATATGGCAGTGTTGGGTGGGGCTTACCCGGACTTTGACAAGGCATATACTGCTTTGGAACTTGTTATCAAAACCGGTAAAGCTGTTGAAAAGCTGAAGCAACTTGTCAAAATTCAGGGCGGCAACCCTGACGTTATTGAAAACCCTGAAAAACTGCCGCAGGCAAAATATCATTTTGAGGTTAAAGCCACAGAATCAGGGTATGTGACGGCTATCAACGCTGAAGCAGTTGGAGTGTCGGCGATGCTGCTGGGGGCGGGACGAAAGAAGAAGGATGACCAGATAGCGCACGCCGCGGGCTTGACAATGGTCAAGAAGATAGGGGATAAAGTCAATAAAGGCGATACTATTTGCATTTTGCACACGGACATGGAAAATTGTGAAGAAGCTGAAAATATGGTAAAAAGCGCATACTACTTTAGTGATAATGAACCGCAGCCAATAAATTACATATATGAAGTAATCCAATAATGAGCTAAATTTGGAGAAATAATACTTACTTGTCAGAACCGGGTCTATCGATCCGGTTATTTTTATGCATAATATGGTTAATTTTTTTTGAAAGTGACTAATTATGACAAAAAATGGCTTTAACGCAGCCGTATAACTTTATGACGGAGTATCATAATACAAATAACTGCTAATAAGGCGTTGTCTATGCAAATATTCTGGAAGAAATGGGGGTATGTTTATCTTGCGGAAAAAAGCCTTGATCGGTTTAATGGTTTTTGTATTGCTTGCTGGTCTGCCAGTGGGTCAAGTTGCCGCTACGGCTTCCGGAACCCTTGGCGCGGAAAATACAGCGTGGGAGGTTGCCGCGCCTGCCGTTCCGGAAACGACTGCCGTGGCGGCGGTGCTTTTGGAGCCCACGACCAACAAGATTATTTATGAAAAGGAACCGAATAAGCGCCTGCCGATGGCCAGCGTTACGAAATTAATGACTTTATTGCTGGCGTCGGAAGCAGTGGAACAAGGCAAGTTTAAGCTTACCGATAAGGTTGTCACTAGTGAAAACGCCTGGGAAATGGGCGGTTCACAGGTTTATCTCGAGCCGGGTGAGGAAATGAGTCTTTGGGATATGCTCTTGGCAATCGGTTTACAGTCGGCAAATGACGCCAGTGTGGCTGTTGCGGAACATATAGCGGGCAGTGAAGAGGCTTTTGTCCAGGCTATGAACGATAAAGCCAAAGAGTTGGGCCTGGCGAACACTAATTTTGTCAACTGCCATGGTTTGACTGCTGACAACCATTATACCAGCGCCTACGACATGGCTGTTATTTTAAAGGAAGGTTTAAAATATCCGTTGTTCCGGCAAATAACCTCCATGAAAGAATCGGAATTAAGAGGCGGGGCGTTCAAGCTTTGGAACACGAACAAGCTGTTATGGTGGTACAATGGAGCAGACGCCGGTAAAACCGGCTGGACGGAAGCGGCGAAATACTGCTTGGCTTCCTCGGCGGAAAGGGACGGTTTGAGGATAATCTGCGTAGTATTGGGCACGCCGGAACCGGGAAGCCATTTCCGTGAGTCGACAAAACTGCTGGATTACGGGTTCGCCAGGTATAAAGCGGTAAAAATTGCCGAACAGGGCGCTAATGTGGGCACTATTAAAGTAGGCAAGGGGCAAGTGGACCAGGTGGAAGCTCAAACTGCTGAAAAAGTTAGCGTAGTGGCTCTTAAGGGAGAAGAAAAGGGCTTTGAATCAAGAGTCGAGGTTCCTGACCACCTGAGCGCTCCTGTGCGAAAGGGGCAGGTAGTGGGAGCTTATGTTGTCACCAAGGGCGGCCAGGAGGTCAAGCGGGTTAATTTGGTGGCCGGCAGCGATGTTCTCAAAGCAACTATGATACAACAGATGAAACGGGTTATTGATCAGGTTTTCTAATATATAATTTTTAATAGCGAATCATAGTGAAACTATTTTAGTTTATTGGGCGCGGATTAACTCCGGGCCTTTTTTATCTGCTGACATGCCTTGCCTTTTTAAAAAATATTTGGTAAGATTTAGCAATAAGGCATGCGCTAATGGATTTTATATCAATTCACTTAATGATTATCGATGAAGAGGTGGTGCTTGTGCGTTTGGAACTTGAGCAATTACAAGATACATTAATCGCACGGCTAAGCGGGGATCTAGACCTGGGTGTGGCCGATAACCTGCGGAATACTTTAGATGAAGCCCTTGACAATCAACCAGTTAAAAACATAATTTTAAATCTGGCAGGCGTGTCATTTATTGATAGTTCGGTCTTAGGGGTGGTTCTAGGAAGGTATAAACGAATAACAAAAATAGGCGGCAGGGTTTGTTTCGTAGAACCTCAGCCACAAGTTCGCAGGATTTTGGAACTGTCGGGTTTGCTCCGGATTATGGATGAATTTCCCGGCGAAGCCGCCGCGCTGGAGAATATCGGTTAAGGGGGTAAAACTATGCTCTTGAACAATCAAATGAAATTGGAATTCTTAAGCATTCCAGCCAATGTGGCTTTCGCCCGTGTGACTGTCGCCGCCTTTGCTTCGCAAATCGAATGTACTCTGTCCGACTTGGAAGAAATCAAAGTAGCGGTGTCTGAGGCGGTGGAGAATTCCATTATCCATGGCTATGAGAATGCCGCGGACCGCTTTATTAGAATATACGCCGCGTTGACGGAGGATACCATTGAGATCAGAATTGAGGATGACGGCAGGGGTATCGAAGATATCGGCGATGCTCTGCAACCTGCTTTTTCCACCGACTCTGAGCGCTTAGGCCTGGGTTTTACATTTATTAATTCTTTTATGGACAGTTTTAAGGTGGACTCAACT harbors:
- the spoIIAB gene encoding anti-sigma F factor, yielding MLLNNQMKLEFLSIPANVAFARVTVAAFASQIECTLSDLEEIKVAVSEAVENSIIHGYENAADRFIRIYAALTEDTIEIRIEDDGRGIEDIGDALQPAFSTDSERLGLGFTFINSFMDSFKVDSTPGHGTVVTMSKRVGSGVARISPEQ
- the spoIIAA gene encoding anti-sigma F factor antagonist; its protein translation is MDFISIHLMIIDEEVVLVRLELEQLQDTLIARLSGDLDLGVADNLRNTLDEALDNQPVKNIILNLAGVSFIDSSVLGVVLGRYKRITKIGGRVCFVEPQPQVRRILELSGLLRIMDEFPGEAAALENIG
- a CDS encoding pyrimidine-nucleoside phosphorylase, whose product is MRFVDLINKKKQGGNLTRDEIHFIVEGYTAGTIPDYQMSALLMAICFKGMDKREIADLTLAYVNSGDQIDLAEIEGIKVDKHSTGGVGDKVSLIIIPLVASAGVHVAKMSGRGLGHTGGTIDKLESIDGFKTELTRDEFIHNVNTYKMAIAGQSANLTPADKKIYALRDVTATVDSVPLIAASVMSKKIASGADAVVLDVKVGSGAFMKSLAEAKELAETMVEIGKSLNRKTIAIVTDMSQPLGREVGNANEVKEVIEVLEGRGAPDLTIVSLTIAAHMAVLGGAYPDFDKAYTALELVIKTGKAVEKLKQLVKIQGGNPDVIENPEKLPQAKYHFEVKATESGYVTAINAEAVGVSAMLLGAGRKKKDDQIAHAAGLTMVKKIGDKVNKGDTICILHTDMENCEEAENMVKSAYYFSDNEPQPINYIYEVIQ
- a CDS encoding phosphopentomutase, giving the protein MQVKRVLLLIMDSVGVGELPDAVEYGDAGSNTLGNTAKAVGGLNLPNLGRLGLGNIINIEGTPPVQIPAGSYGRMAERSAGKDTTTGHWEMAGIILERPFPVYPDGFPTELIKLYEEKIGRRVLGNKAASGTEIIKELGEKHMETGCPIVYTSADSVFQVAAHEEVIPIEELYSMCRTAREMLVGEHAVGRVIARPFIGEPGSFRRTARRHDYSLKPPGKTVLNLLVENNIQVTAVGKINDIFAGEGISRAVSTTGNVEGIDRTLDLLRSTEEGLIFTNLVDFDMLYGHRNDPRGYAAALAELDRKMPELLGAMREEDVAIITADHGCDPTTPSTDHSREYVPLLVYGKAIKAGVNLGVRETFADVAATVAEIFGLETTVGKSFWTEVR
- a CDS encoding D-alanyl-D-alanine carboxypeptidase family protein — encoded protein: MFILRKKALIGLMVFVLLAGLPVGQVAATASGTLGAENTAWEVAAPAVPETTAVAAVLLEPTTNKIIYEKEPNKRLPMASVTKLMTLLLASEAVEQGKFKLTDKVVTSENAWEMGGSQVYLEPGEEMSLWDMLLAIGLQSANDASVAVAEHIAGSEEAFVQAMNDKAKELGLANTNFVNCHGLTADNHYTSAYDMAVILKEGLKYPLFRQITSMKESELRGGAFKLWNTNKLLWWYNGADAGKTGWTEAAKYCLASSAERDGLRIICVVLGTPEPGSHFRESTKLLDYGFARYKAVKIAEQGANVGTIKVGKGQVDQVEAQTAEKVSVVALKGEEKGFESRVEVPDHLSAPVRKGQVVGAYVVTKGGQEVKRVNLVAGSDVLKATMIQQMKRVIDQVF